Genomic DNA from Mesorhizobium sp. 131-2-1:
ATGCAGGAGAAACCGGAAGAAAATAGCAGCAAGATTTCACCTACCGAACGCTCACGAGGCTCCTTGAGGCGTTTTAGCGGGAGTGGTGGATTGGTCGAGCGAACTGCCCCGCCGGATAAATTCGGAGATCTTCCGACCGTCGCCGGTAGGGGCGCCGGACGCTGCGCGATCGCTCGCTCTACGACGCGAGTTGGTAGCGCCACTGCCTGACGTTCTGGTTGGTCAATTTGGGATGACGACACTCACGAACCGCCTCCTTTCGGGCGGAAGTCAAAAACCGGGATGCCGAACTTTTTGGCTTTGTCGGCGAGATTGTCCTGGATGCCCGTGCCCGGAAAGACAATGACCCCGATCGGAAGCACATCCAGCATGGCGTCGTTGCGTTTGAAGGGGGCGGCCTTGGCGTGTTTCGTCCAGTCGGGCGCAAAACCAATCTGCGGCACGTTGCGATGATCCGCCCAGCGGGAGGCGATTTTTTCGGCGCCTTTCAGCGACTTACCGTGCACCAACACCATGTCGGGATGTTTGGCGTGAACCTGATCGAGCTTTGCCCAGATCAGGACGTGATCATTGAAATCAACACCACCGGTAAAGGCGATCTTCGGGCCGGGTGGGAGAAGCACATTCTGCGCGGCACGCCTTCTCGCAATCAGAAAATCGCGACTGTCGATCATAGCCGAGGTCATTGCCTTGTGATTGACCATTGATCCGCTGCGCGGCTTCCAGCCTGAACCGGTATGGCGCTCATAGTGCTCGGCGGCTTGGTCGCGCATCAACTCGAAGGCGTTCTGGCGCTCGATCAGCGTCTGGCCCTCGACCGTCAGGCGTTCCAACTCAACCGACTTGACCTCGCTGCCATCCTGTTCACGCTGGCTGCGGCGCTGTGCTTGCTCATTGTCGTCCAGTTGGCCGCCGATGCGGTCGCTGGCGCGGTGGAACACATTGACGGTCGACCAAAGGAGATCGTAGAGGTCGGGCTCAAGGCGTGTGTCATCCAAGGTCGCGATCAGGGCGTCGAAGATATCGGCGATGGCATCGGCCACTCTGTGGCCATCGGGAAGTGGCCTGGGGTCCGGTTCGTCCACGAAGGGACGGTGCCCATAGAGTTGCAGTTCGGTGAGGAGATGGTCCGTGGGAGAAGAGGCGTGATGGGGTTCGGTGTCGTCGTGCTCATCCATGGGATGCTCCATCGGCTTGACCGCGACCCTCGCGGCCTTCATGGCGACGAACGCCGGCGGGCGGCCTGGACCTGCACCCGCGGCGAAGCGCAGGGCCGGAGCACCGCGGAGGATGGCGGCGGCCGCCTATTTTGTCTCGCGATGGAAAGGCGTCGCTCCCCATCGTTCACTTTACGAGCAATCGCGCGCCGCCGGAAAATAGTCGACCGCCACCATTGCCGGGCCGGACCGCTTGTGGGCCGGATCGCCCTCTTGAAGGCCGTGTCGCGGTTCTCTGCGACAGCAGGCCATCCGCGCGATTCGGCGATAGGCCGCCTCGCGACGCTGGCCGGGACTACGCCGTCAGCGCCATGAAACGGGCCACGTCCCCTGGAGTGAACTGGACACGCGTGCCCGATCTTAGAGCATTGATTCCGAGTGTGCGGAGATCCTCGTTGAAGTCCCCGAGCGTCGGCGACAACACGATCGCCTCGATGCCGGCGGCACTGGCTCGTTCGAGCAAGCTGTCACGCGCACTATCGCCCGCCGGGTCCTTGTCACGCACGATGTAAAGTCGCCTCAGCGAGTTGGGAAACAGCAGCGACGAGAGATAGGCGGCGGAGAGTGCAGCGGCCATGGCCAAGGTGGGCAATACGCAACGAAGTGACAGAACAGTTTCGATGCCCTCGCCCGCGGCCATAACGTCGCTTGGCGAACCGAAGCGGACGGCGTTTCCGAGAAGGTCCCCCATCGCGCGCCTCGGCGTTTCGATCGGCGCCTTATCGGTACCTGAAGAGTTGAGCCAGGTGCGATGCGCGCCCGTCTGACGGCCATCGAGATTGGTAACGGACGCGATCATCGCCGGCCAGGTCTCGGTCGGCGACTGCTCATCGGGGCGATGATAGCAGCGCGGATGGAAGCGCAGTCTTTCGGTTCCGTCCAAGGCCGTGATCCCACGCGTGCGAAGATAGGTCTCTACGATCGTCCCCGAAATGGGACGCGCCATTGCCCACAGTCGTCGCGCTGCCTCTGGCGATCCGAATGGTGCCTTGGTCCATTTCGTCCTGTGCGAAGTTTGTTTCGGGACGGGATGCGGCATGCTGAGGAATAGGCGGGCCTCGTCAGCAACGTCCTTGAAGTCGATCAGGCCGGAGCTCTCGCGGATAACGTCAAGGAGATCGCCATGCTCGCCGGTTGCGGCGTCGGTCCATTTGCCGGCAGCGCCTTTGCCGGATTCGCCTCCGTGCAGCCGCACGAACATAGACCGGCCCGGCGTGTTGCGTGCATCGCCGACAAGCCAGTAGCGACCGACGCGGTGGCCGTTCGATAGATAGTGGCGACATACGGCCTCGGCCTGTCCAGCCAACTGTCGCGCAAGATCCGTCGTGTGTTGCATTGCCGGCTCCCAAACAAAAAACGGGCCCGCCGTTGCCGACGGGCCCTCGGGTCTGCGTGCTGCTCCTTTGCTATTCCGCCGCGACCTGCGTATCGATCTCGGCGGCTTGATCTTCGGTCTGTAACTCGGTTTCCGCCATAGCCGTTTCGCCGCCGTCGTCCGTCATTTCCCCGACGTGCTTATCGACAGAGCGGTCGATCTCGGTCGACACGGTTTCGGCGATCACCATGGATGGGCGGCCGGGCGTGCGCAGCGGCTCCGGCAACCATCCAGAAGCCGCGAGCAATTCCTGCGCCGTCTCGGCCATGTCGCCCTTCTTCAGATGCTCGATCCGGTCGCCGGCACGTGTTCCCTTTGCTTCGCGGACAGACGCCAGAATACGAGCCTTGGTGACACGTCCGAAATACGTGTCGATCGTTGGTATCCATCCGGCCGCAACCATGTCGAGATCGACGGCCTGAGCGAGCTGGTCGGCATGGGCCAGCGCACGCGGCCGACGGTTGTAAGCCTCGTAAATCGCGTTGACCGATAGCGATACACAATGCGCAAACAAGGCCTGGCGGCTGTCGCTGTCGAACGCCTGCAAAGCATCCCACAATTCGTCAGGCTCTTTTGGAAGCACCGCCACCCAGGACTGGTGACGGGCATCGACTGCGGACGCCATGCTGTTATCGTTCAATCCGGGCGCCTGCGCGCCCAAAGTGATGATCTTCAGATCCAGTTCCAGGCACGTATCGGAGCCGTAGTAATAGAAGGCGCGGAGCGTCAGGGCATGGAGCGCGGCGAGGAAGGCGACATCAGGCTGCTCGCCGAGCGCGTGGCGCAAAGCAAGCGTTCGATGGGCAGTCAGTTCCGTCATCAAGCGGTCTGGGATCGGCTTGAGGCCGTCGTCTTCCTCGTTTTCAATGGCGGTATCGATCTCTGTGATCGAACGATCTGGGTCGTGTTCCGCCTCCGCCGCGACGGCGCCGGTCTCGTTTTCGGAATCGGCTTCCGTTTCGACTGGACGTTCGTCCACGGGGCGGACATATCCGCGTTCTACCTTGAGGTTGCCCGATGCGTCGATGCTGATAAAAGCACCGGCGCGCTCGATTTCCGTCGGATCGAAAACCTCCGGCCTGTCATCAAGCGCACTGATCGCGGTTTCGATCTCACCGAGCCGTGCGTCGACCTCTTCGGGCAGATCATCGGCCTCGGCGTAACTCTGTGCCAGGCCTTCCAACTCGGCCTGGAGTGCGTCGCGCGTGGACTGTTCCTGCTCGGTGAGAGCGGGCTGCTCGCCACGGAGACGGCGCAGACCGTAGGTGTGGCCATAGGGAAAATCCGGAGCGACATCGATCCACTTCCAGTCTTCGTCCGAAATTGCCTCAGACTGCAGCCGGAGCTTCTCCGCAACCAGCGTCTCGAGGAGCCCGACATCCTGAAGCCAACCGCCGTCGTCGCCCTGGAACAGGTCACGCATGACGACGCCACCAGCCTCGGCGTAGGCGTCGAGGCCGACGAATTGTGCACGCTTGTCGGCAACGCGGACTGCGGACTCCGTCAGCATGCGGCGGATGATGTGCGGCTCCTTGCTGTAGCTCTGAGCGAGACGTTCGAAGACCTGCTCTTGCCGCTCATGATCGCCGTTAACGGTGAACGCCATGAGTTGATCCAGGGTCATGCCATCGTCGGCATAGACATCGAGGAGTTTGGGCGAAACCGACGCAAGGCGGAGCCGTTGCTTCACGACCGCTACCGACACGAATTGGTTGGCGGCGATTTCCTCTTCAGACATGCCCTTCTCGCGGAAGGCCAGGAAGGCGCGGAATTGGTCAAGTGGGTGGAGCGCGGCGCGCTGGATATTCTCAGCAAGCGAGTCTTCCTCAGCCAAGCCGCCTTCGCGTATGACGCAGGGCACTGGCGCGTTCTTGGCAAGGCGCTTCTGCTTCACAAGGAGTTCGAGAGCGCGATAGCGGCGCCCTCCTGCCGGGATTTCGAACATGCCGGTCTCGTTGCCGTCTGCATCGCGCACGGGCCTGACGGTGATGCTCTGCAGCAGTGTTCGCCGGGCGATGTCCTCAGCCAAGTCCTCGATTGAGACGCCGGCCTTGATCCGCCGAACGTTCGCCTGGGAGATGACGAGCTGATTGAAGGGGATGTCACGCGACGACGAAAGGGTGATTTTCTTCGCAGCAGTAGCCATTGTGATGCACTCCGCGACGGGCGGCCGAAAGCCTCTCTCTCGACCTCCAACCCGTCATGAAGCTACGGCCCACCTCTCACTCTGAGAGGCGAGCCGTAGAGCCGGACGGTAAGAGAGGTGCGGAACCGGAAGGGCCTGGGGCGCTATCACGCAGCGCGGTCGAGCAACTTCTTCGCCTTGGCTTCAAGGTCGAGCCTCGCATCCTGATGTGTTTTGTCGCGCGCCACCGCGGTGATGCCTTGGACAAAGTCGAAAACGCTCTCCGGCTTTCGGCCTTCCTCGCGAAGCACGGTCTCAATGATCTTTGTGCTCTCGGCCCTGCTGAAGCCTCGCTTGCGCAGGAAATCGGTACGCTCGTCATCGGAACGGGCGACGATGCGCTCTCGCGCTGCCTTGATGCCGTTGACGAAAGGTGCTGGGCTTGAGTCGGCGAACCGTCTCAGAGCCGGCGCCGCCTCATGGGCAAAACGGGAGGCAGCATATTTCGAGTGGCGGATTGTGATCTCTTCGAAATCCTCAACGCCCCACAGATTGCGGTTCTGGCAAACAGCCCGGAGATAGAAGGAAGCCATGCCGAGCGTTTTGGCGCCAACCTCAGAGTTCCAGCAATAGAAGCCGCGGAAGTACAGATCGGGCGAGCCGTCTGGTAGCCGGCCCGCCTCGATCGGATTGAGATCATCGACCAGGAAGAGGAAGACGTCACGATCGCTTGCGTAGAGGGTGGTCGTATTCTTAGTCACGTCGACGCTGGGGTTGTAAATGCCTGTCGACCAGTCGAGCACCCCGGGCACCTTCCAGCGCGTGTCGCCGGTGCCGTTGCCGGCAATGCGTTGGACGGCTGCGACCAACTCATGGTCGTAGATCCTGCCATAGTCGGGACCGGTAACGGCACGCAGTTCCACGCGCCCATTGTCTGTCTCCAGCGTCTTGATCTGCTCGGCCCGGTGTGAGGCCAAGCCATACTGAAGGTTGATGCCTGCCAACGAGGCGGGTAGTTGGCGAAGGTAGGTCGCCGGTGCTCCGATAAGGCCAGCGAGTTGACCAAAGCTCCAGTGGGTCGGCGCTAGTGAATCGGCCGCACCAGGCAGAACAAGCGACAGGCGCTCGGCGTTGTCGCGGCTGGCTTCGACGCGAACCGCCGCGCTGTCGACGGTCCGTGTCCTGCTGTGTTGGCCGCGAGTCTGCACCGACGCGAACAGATCTGACAAGGAAAGGAACCGCTCGTCGTCGGGGCGGGAAAACCATTCCGACGACACCCGGCCAATCCTCTGCCCGCGACCGACATCGACTTTGTAGCCGCCGCTTCCGTCACGCACTGCGTCCAGTACTTCAACATTGCTCATGGCTGATCTCCATGACGAACCACCGAGAGACTCTCTCTCGATCTTCAATCCGTCACGGCGTAGCTGCAGCCCTCTTACTCTGGCCTAGCACTTTCGGGCGGTTTGGCCGCCGACGCGTCGACCTCGACGCTGGCGCCCCGGCGGCGAATGCAATGCCTTTTCGTTTCAGCCTCGGGCCTGATTGGACGGCAAAGCCAATCGTGGGCTGCGCAAAAGAAGCGCCTATGTGCAACTACGAGCAGCATATCGCCTAGACTGAAAATTGCCGGATGATGCAATGGCTGGCGCTGGACATGCCCGGCCATCAGGCCGAGCTGGATCTGCCGCAGGCGGACGATGTTCGCATCAATGACCCCGCTCCTGTCATGCGCGCCCGGACGCGCTGCGCAATGAACCTGGAGACTGGGTCTGGAGGCTGCCAGCCTCAAAAGAAAAACGGCGTATAAACCGCAGCCCTGCGCGCGGCCGCAGCGTGAATATTGTCGCGCGCAGGACGAAGGAAATTCGCCTCCGCCGTGGGCGGTTAACAGGACAGCCGCAGGAGCGTCAGCATAGCGCCGGCCGCAGGCCGGGACGCGGGACCGACTGTCCCCGTCTACGGTGGCCCGCATAATGCCTGTGAATTGGCATTCCGCATAATGAGATCCTAATGGTGCAAGCTTGGGCACAGTATCGGCTTCACCGCTGCATCGTAACCGTAGTCGTCGGTGCGCAGTCCGTCCTAAATATACGCCATCACCGCCGTTTGCGGCCCGAGCTGAAGGCGCACCTTCCCTTCCCGATCAAAGTCCGCCTACCGACTAGTTATGTTGAGTTTTTGGCTGCATCGGAAAAACGAGCCGTGAGGCGACACGTCCGCGTTCCTGAGCATGTTACTGCAGAACGCATCGAGCGCGCGCTCAACCGCGTGGCGGAAATTATCGTGGCGCGGGGCGACCAGGGCGAGGCATGGCTTCCACTGTACGACCATCTGGAGCGGGCCCTACATGATCATCATGCCAAGGAAGAACGACTCGCAGCGGTGCGCCAGCGTGTCATACGATCGCGGGATCGAACGGCAGCGCGATCTTCATAAGTTCCTCCTGCCACATCTTCATGTCGCCACCCTCGCCGTACTTCGGGCGATCGATGGTATGGCCCATCAGCATACGGCGAAGCTCTTCATCCAATCTGGCGTTCTTCATCCGGTCCTCGAACGAGTGGCGCAGCGAGTAGACCGTGTGCTCGTTCGTCGGAAACAACTCGTGTTTCTTGAAGTGCTTGTTCACTGTAGCGGACAGCTGAGCCTCGCGATCCTTGTAACGAGGAAAGCCTTCAGGGTGCCTCTTGAACACCTCGAGAGCCACGCCAACCAAGGGAACTCTGCGCACCGAAGATTCCGTCTTGATCTCCCGCGGGTCGTCAGGGTCCTCCCTAGGCTCGACTGAGATGTGAGGCACTTCGTGATCGAGATGGATGACCCCGACATGCAGGTTTGCGAGTTCGCTAGGCCGGCATCCTGTCTCGACGAATGCCAGGACGATACCTCGGGCCTGATCGTTGAGCTGCGTCAAAGCGCCTGGCGCCAGGATCTTGTCCTTGATCCAGTCGGTTGGGAACGGCGGCCGGCTGCGCTTTGACTTATCCTTGAACGAAAGGTCCGCAAACGGGTTCTTCTGTTCGGGAAAGCCCAGATGCCGGTAGTAGTCGCCATACAGCGTTCGGAGGTTGCCCATGTTGCGGTTGCCGGTCGACGCCGAACGGTCGCCCGCGCCCTCCTCCGGCGCCACCCGGTCCAGCCAGTACTTGTGGACCTTGCGAGCGTCTTCGCGAGTGATCCGGCTCATGGGCTTGTCTTCGACCAGTTCGATGAACACGTCGACGCTCATCTTGCGCTTGGCCTTCCAACGCTTGCGCTGATCAGTGCTTTTCGTGCGCAGCTCGTCTCGGGCTATTTCGGAGAAGTACAGCTGGAGCGCATCGGATATCTTGTCGTCTGGCGGCGCCACCATGCCCGTCACCGCGTCAACAACGGGAGATTTCGCTGGTTCCGCGACAGTGCTCTCGACGCGCCGCATGATGGTCTCGAGGGGCTCGGAGGCAAGAATTTCGCCAAGTGGCCGGTAAACGAACCCTAGCGATTCCGCTCGTTTCACAGCCAGCTTGTAGCGGGCTCGCGCGGCTTGAGGGTTTTCTCCAAGCAGCAATGCCGCCCAGAGCCCGTTATCCGCAGCTTCGTGGAGGTCGCGCGCGGTTCTTGCCTTTAATCTGTCCTGCGTGTCGAGCGATCGACGCACGAAATGGCCGCGATTATCGAGGCCTCGGAGTTCTGTGGGGACCCTTCGCCGGTAATGGAAATAGCCGCCCCTCAGATGGAGATAGCGGTCAGGATCTTCCGCTTCGCGCCGACGTCCCATGGCTTCAGCTTGCTATTTGTATCACAATAAGTAGCACAATTTGTGACACAAAACCGCCTTTGGCGCAAGCTTGGGCCGTTGCGGTTTGCATTTTATGAAGGAAAATCAATGGCATACAGGAAATGCCGATGGTACCGTTGGCTGGGATCGAACCAGCGACCTCCGGATCCACAATCCGGCGCTCTAACCAGCTGAGCTACAACGGCACGTCTGCCTGAGCGCGATCAAGGAGGCTCTGCTCTCCAGATCCGCTCTGTCGTTCGGCGATGCGTCCAATACGGACTATCGGAGCGTAATTCAAGGCCCTTGATGAGGCAAAGACAGGTTCTGCGAACCACCCGGCTTTCAACCAGCCAGTTTCGGGCAAAAGAAAAGGCCGGCGGGAGGAGGTGCCGGCCTTTTCCTGTTACGAGCCAGCGGGAGGAGGTGCTGGCTGGTCACCCCGGAGAGCAGAGGGAGGAGGTTCCGCCCGCCGGGTATTCGCTTGGACAACTCTATCGCACATCTATTTGTCTGATAAAATGCGACGTTTTGATGCATCGCCGAGTTGTGCGAAGATATTAGGCGGCCTTGATGTCCTTCAGGGCCTTCTCGAAAGCGGTCTTGATCGGCTTGGAGACGTCCTCGGCAGCCTTGGAAGCGACGGCCTGGAATTCCTTGGCCTGCTCGACGACCAGTTCGGCACGCTTGCGCAGGAAGGCGGTCTGCAGCTCGACGACTTCCGACAGCGACTTGGCGCTGACCAGAGCTTCGAGATGCGAGAAGCCGGCGTCGGCATTGGCGCGCAGCGCGGCGATGGTCTTGAGCGACAGGTCGCCCGAAACGGTCTTGGCGGTTTCGAAGGTCGACTCCAGAACCTTCTGGGTCTCCTCGGCGCCGGTCTTCAGCTTGGCGTAGGCTTCCTTCGACTGCTCGACGCCCTTCTCGGCGAAAGCGCGGATCTGGTCGGTAGCCTTGGAAGCGTCGAAGCTCGGGAATTCAACGTTCTCGATGGTCTCAGCGGTCTTGATCTTGGACATTTTCCATCCTTTTCGCGGTAGCGGCTTTGACAGAAAGCCGTCTCGTTCATGTATGATGGCAATATAGAGGTTTTTTTGTGCATTGCAACATCTTTGTTGCAGTGCACCATGAAAATCTTCCCCGCCGTTAACCAAGCGCCCAGAGATTTCGCTCGCCGCACGCCTTGGCTTGTGGACCTTCGCCCCGCCCGCTTTTATTAACAAAGCGTTAACTCAAATTCCCCGCCGGAGGGATTCGCCAAGCGCATGCCGCCCGAAAACTACTCCTTCCTCGACGTTGCCGTGCTCGATGCGGTCCGCCAGCGCTTCGCCGCCGGCGATGCGATCGCCATATTGTCGGCCGACCTCGAACAGGTGATCTGGGCC
This window encodes:
- a CDS encoding DUF2493 domain-containing protein → MDEHDDTEPHHASSPTDHLLTELQLYGHRPFVDEPDPRPLPDGHRVADAIADIFDALIATLDDTRLEPDLYDLLWSTVNVFHRASDRIGGQLDDNEQAQRRSQREQDGSEVKSVELERLTVEGQTLIERQNAFELMRDQAAEHYERHTGSGWKPRSGSMVNHKAMTSAMIDSRDFLIARRRAAQNVLLPPGPKIAFTGGVDFNDHVLIWAKLDQVHAKHPDMVLVHGKSLKGAEKIASRWADHRNVPQIGFAPDWTKHAKAAPFKRNDAMLDVLPIGVIVFPGTGIQDNLADKAKKFGIPVFDFRPKGGGS
- a CDS encoding DUF7146 domain-containing protein, whose product is MQHTTDLARQLAGQAEAVCRHYLSNGHRVGRYWLVGDARNTPGRSMFVRLHGGESGKGAAGKWTDAATGEHGDLLDVIRESSGLIDFKDVADEARLFLSMPHPVPKQTSHRTKWTKAPFGSPEAARRLWAMARPISGTIVETYLRTRGITALDGTERLRFHPRCYHRPDEQSPTETWPAMIASVTNLDGRQTGAHRTWLNSSGTDKAPIETPRRAMGDLLGNAVRFGSPSDVMAAGEGIETVLSLRCVLPTLAMAAALSAAYLSSLLFPNSLRRLYIVRDKDPAGDSARDSLLERASAAGIEAIVLSPTLGDFNEDLRTLGINALRSGTRVQFTPGDVARFMALTA
- a CDS encoding ParB/RepB/Spo0J family partition protein → MATAAKKITLSSSRDIPFNQLVISQANVRRIKAGVSIEDLAEDIARRTLLQSITVRPVRDADGNETGMFEIPAGGRRYRALELLVKQKRLAKNAPVPCVIREGGLAEEDSLAENIQRAALHPLDQFRAFLAFREKGMSEEEIAANQFVSVAVVKQRLRLASVSPKLLDVYADDGMTLDQLMAFTVNGDHERQEQVFERLAQSYSKEPHIIRRMLTESAVRVADKRAQFVGLDAYAEAGGVVMRDLFQGDDGGWLQDVGLLETLVAEKLRLQSEAISDEDWKWIDVAPDFPYGHTYGLRRLRGEQPALTEQEQSTRDALQAELEGLAQSYAEADDLPEEVDARLGEIETAISALDDRPEVFDPTEIERAGAFISIDASGNLKVERGYVRPVDERPVETEADSENETGAVAAEAEHDPDRSITEIDTAIENEEDDGLKPIPDRLMTELTAHRTLALRHALGEQPDVAFLAALHALTLRAFYYYGSDTCLELDLKIITLGAQAPGLNDNSMASAVDARHQSWVAVLPKEPDELWDALQAFDSDSRQALFAHCVSLSVNAIYEAYNRRPRALAHADQLAQAVDLDMVAAGWIPTIDTYFGRVTKARILASVREAKGTRAGDRIEHLKKGDMAETAQELLAASGWLPEPLRTPGRPSMVIAETVSTEIDRSVDKHVGEMTDDGGETAMAETELQTEDQAAEIDTQVAAE
- a CDS encoding DUF932 domain-containing protein — encoded protein: MSNVEVLDAVRDGSGGYKVDVGRGQRIGRVSSEWFSRPDDERFLSLSDLFASVQTRGQHSRTRTVDSAAVRVEASRDNAERLSLVLPGAADSLAPTHWSFGQLAGLIGAPATYLRQLPASLAGINLQYGLASHRAEQIKTLETDNGRVELRAVTGPDYGRIYDHELVAAVQRIAGNGTGDTRWKVPGVLDWSTGIYNPSVDVTKNTTTLYASDRDVFLFLVDDLNPIEAGRLPDGSPDLYFRGFYCWNSEVGAKTLGMASFYLRAVCQNRNLWGVEDFEEITIRHSKYAASRFAHEAAPALRRFADSSPAPFVNGIKAARERIVARSDDERTDFLRKRGFSRAESTKIIETVLREEGRKPESVFDFVQGITAVARDKTHQDARLDLEAKAKKLLDRAA
- a CDS encoding DUF6538 domain-containing protein — translated: MGRRREAEDPDRYLHLRGGYFHYRRRVPTELRGLDNRGHFVRRSLDTQDRLKARTARDLHEAADNGLWAALLLGENPQAARARYKLAVKRAESLGFVYRPLGEILASEPLETIMRRVESTVAEPAKSPVVDAVTGMVAPPDDKISDALQLYFSEIARDELRTKSTDQRKRWKAKRKMSVDVFIELVEDKPMSRITREDARKVHKYWLDRVAPEEGAGDRSASTGNRNMGNLRTLYGDYYRHLGFPEQKNPFADLSFKDKSKRSRPPFPTDWIKDKILAPGALTQLNDQARGIVLAFVETGCRPSELANLHVGVIHLDHEVPHISVEPREDPDDPREIKTESSVRRVPLVGVALEVFKRHPEGFPRYKDREAQLSATVNKHFKKHELFPTNEHTVYSLRHSFEDRMKNARLDEELRRMLMGHTIDRPKYGEGGDMKMWQEELMKIALPFDPAIV
- a CDS encoding phasin; amino-acid sequence: MSKIKTAETIENVEFPSFDASKATDQIRAFAEKGVEQSKEAYAKLKTGAEETQKVLESTFETAKTVSGDLSLKTIAALRANADAGFSHLEALVSAKSLSEVVELQTAFLRKRAELVVEQAKEFQAVASKAAEDVSKPIKTAFEKALKDIKAA